The DNA segment ATCGCCATATCTTACAACATAAATTGCTATTCCGAATGCTcaaccacctccaccaacGACGTGCTCTGTTGTCATTTCACGGCTCCGAATATCATCTTACCAAGTCACATGCTACTAACCCTTACTGAGCGATACCTCTCCCTTCGGCTTCTTCGTATACCTCATTGAACCCTCTAccaatcaacatcctcctGATCTCCTGGGTACCCGCTCCGACCGTGTATAATCTGGAATCACGAAGTAATCGACCGGCAGGGTAATCTGGTATAATAAAGTCAACTCTGCCAGCTAATAAGGAATGGTACAAATCTTTATTGCCACCTACCATTGATATAACCATTACCGCCCTAATCACAAGTTTATCAGCTCTCATCGTCCTTTCGTACAGCTTGTGACACACAATAAAACTTACCAGGCACTGCTGAGCTTCCATAGCTACTTCTACAGCTCTATCAGAAGAATACAGGATCGCACCAGCGCAGTCCTGTGAACCGATTAGTCAGCTGATCCCTACATCCTACTAATtacatcatcacccacctgCCTAGAAACCTTGCCAGCATCACAAGCCCTAGCCACGGCATATACGTACGCTCGAGAAGCGCTCAGCTTGGTATACATATCTATATTACAGATATACAAGCGTCAGTTGAAGGATTGTACTCGACACGATGCctcgatcaactcacctgccAATTTCCCCTGCATCAATTGGAACGTTCCGATTTTCTTGCCGAATTGCTGTCGCTCATGTGTATATTCCAATGTCAGGTCTAAGGCAGCCTGCATAATCCTATTTATCATATCAGCTGGCTCTTTCTCATGCAATCCTCTATCGGAAAGGGGGATCGGAGTGATCAGAAAAAGGAGTCACTCACCCCAGTGGTCCACCGCTCAACACCAGCCTCTCGAGATCCAATCCAGACATCAACACCGAAGCTCCCTTCCCCACTTGACCCAAAACGTTCTCTAATATTGAAGTCCAAGATCTTAGCTGCATGTCCATCTTGCGTGGGGAGCAGccaagactcaccttcaggTATCTCAACATTATCAAAAAACAACTCAGCAGTAGGCGATCCCCTCATCTATCGGGTTGGAGTATGAACCCAAATCGTTAATAATCCCTCCCCGAGTTGTTAAGCTCCGCGGCTGGGCTCAGTTTGGTGGAAAAAACGCTCACTCCGAATTTATCCAACTTCTCACCCACTTCAAACCCTTTATAACCCCTTTCCACCAGAAACGCAGTCATCCCTTTACTTGGCGCAACGGAGGTATCGGATTTTGCGTAGATGAGAAAGGTCGACGAAACAGGTGCGTTGGTTATCCTATGGATATACTGCCCAACTCAGTTGAGGTTACTCAAAACTATTGAGATGAGGGCAGGATTGGTTGTGTTCGAATTGAACGGCACAGTAACGCACCAGCACTTCGATCCATTCAATATCCATTTCCCATCTTTCAGCTCCGCCTTGGTCCTCATGGAAACCACGTCCGATCCGGCGTTGGGCTCTGACATTGCTAATGAACCGATATGCTCGCCTGTGAGGAGTTTGGGGAGATATTTCGTTTTTTGCTCGTCGGCTGTGTGATTGTAGAGGGATATCATCAGCAGGTAGTGGGATTGATATTACCTCAGCACAAGAAAGTTGTACAAGCAATATTGTTATTCGAtatgagagaggaagtaCGGAGAAAAAGATAACTCACTTCCCCACCGGTTCAGTTGATTCACCATGAGATTGGAATGTGCCTATCGCATATGATAAATCTCAGTAATCCATACTCTGTTGCGTAGGGCTATGAAAGAAACTCACACCGTAACTCAAAGCAATACTAGCCGAAGCTCTACTGAATTCTATCGATCCGAATGTAATTTGACACAGAAATCAGCAAGCTTGACTCTTCCTTCAGTGTAGCACCACGATCATGTCGTTATGAGCACAGACAAAGgcgactcaccctccataGCTATAGTATGTTCCAGAtaccccaaccccaacccacccCATTTCTCGGAGACAGTGACTCCCAGTAATCCCATTTCACCGAGCTTAGGGAAGATGTCCTATAGCCCATATAAGCATGAGTGTTTGTAGTGCATGACAGCTCGTGATGTGGTATGGTGGGATAGGAGGATCCTATACCTACCTCCGGCAAGTGATTAGTCTTATCTATCTCTTCTGCCCTGGGCGCAATCTCCTTCTGAGCGAAATCGTGCACTACGTTCCTGAACTATGATTGTGTCTGTTAGCTGAACGATACATCGATCCGAATGAAGGAATGCAGCTAACCTCCTCTTGTGATTCTGTTAAACCAGCAACGGCTACATTGTATGACGAGTAGAACCTATGGGATATACGATGAGAGACGCGGAATGATCGGGCGGCGATTGTCCGTATTCGTATCATCTTGGTTGATCGAATGGGTCTAGATTGTTGGGTATTCGATCTGATAGCTGTCcaatgtatgtatgtatgtatgtatatatatatatattgcTTATATATGAAGGATCAACCATTAACGATGAGACATAAGACAGAGGCGATGTTGTTCAATCCCAAGATGACTGACAGTCATGTGGTCACTCCGGTTAATCCCATTTACCGCTCACACGTGAATGATTTCTAGCTTTCATCTCCatttccatcatctcatctgctcGTATCGACATCTTCGTACAGAGAAAGCAGGTAGTGGAGTTAGAATACCTCCCAGATGACTACTTGTCCTTCAAGAGCACGGCTGTGATGCATACTCTGATTCTGTCTTTTATGCCATATCTACATATAAAGGCTTTTTACCACTATTACTCTTCTCTCCCCGAGACCCATCAATGCCTCTCACCTCAATCAAGCGAGACCACCGCCTATTGCTTCAAAAGCTCCTTCAATGCCTCAACAACTTtatctcccacctcctcagtCCTGGCATCCCCACCCAGATCTTTAGTCCTGAAATCAAATCCACCAACATCTTTCGAGTCCAACACTCTCTGAACGGCCTTTTCGATCAGGGCGGCTTCAGTGCCTTTACCGAGGGAGTATCGGAGCATCATAGCTGCTGAGAGGATCGTTCCGATTGGGTTGGCAATTCCTTGGCCGGCGATGTCGGGGGCGGAGCCGTGGATTCTGTGGGGGTGAAGGGAAGGGTTGCCAACATCAGTATGTGGTAAAAATGTGGGAATGACGTTGAGTagaggatatgggatagGTTCTATGCGACGAAGCGAGTTTATGGAGAAACTGGGGAGATTGCACTCACGGTTCGTACAGACCCATAGTGGTGGATTTGGGATCAGGAGCACCAGCgagagaagcagaaggtAAGAGACCGAGCGAACCGGGGATGACGGATGATTCGTCAGAGAGGCTGTATCCCAAACCAACATGTCAGCCTTATATACCATACCTCTGATACCAGACGGTAGGGTAAAATCTAGACCGAAGTGAAGCTTACATATCACCAAACATATTTTCCGTCAAGAGCACACCATTCAATTTCCTAGGATTAGCAACCATGATCATAGCCGCGGAATCTACCAATTGATGCTCCAATTTCAGCTGAGGGTATTCCTTCGCCATGAGCTCCGAGACGGTTTTTCTCCATAATCTGGATGTGGCCAGGACGTTGGCCTTGTCAATTGAAGtgatggggagaggagggtcGGCAGCGAGGGCGATCTGAGCGGCGACACGGGTGATTCGCTCGACTTCGGGGATGGAGTAGATACATTGGTCCCATGCTACGCCGTTTGAGTCGGTCTCTTGTCTGTCGCCGAAGTCTGTGTGGGTAAAGAGGAACGATTAGTATTCTCACTTCATATGGAACATCTTATCTGTTCCTTCCATATGACACTCAAATGATTTCCCCTTTAGTGAATGACGAATGCCCAATGTCCACGCCAACAGACAAAGCCACATGCATGTCGAcagattcctcttcttcttcttcttcggttttTGTCTGTTTGGAGTAGACTAGACACACTCACAGATACCACCgatcaactccctcaacaCAATAATATCAGTCCCCCTAGCGACCTCTTCTTTCAACGGACTCCTCTTGAGCAAATTCTCAGAAGCGAACGAAGCGGGTCGAATATTGGCGTAAAGACCCAACTCCTTTCGTAGTTTGAGG comes from the Kwoniella bestiolae CBS 10118 chromosome 2, complete sequence genome and includes:
- a CDS encoding 3-isopropylmalate dehydrogenase, which gives rise to MSDRTFKIAVLPGDGIGPEVVDQALKVLSTISEHSNLSLDLKKYDFGGAGIDNHGVPLPDVTLNACKEADAVLMGSVGGPKWGVGPVRPEQGILKLRKELGLYANIRPASFASENLLKRSPLKEEVARGTDIIVLRELIGGIYFGDRQETDSNGVAWDQCIYSIPEVERITRVAAQIALAADPPLPITSIDKANVLATSRLWRKTVSELMAKEYPQLKLEHQLVDSAAMIMVANPRKLNGVLLTENMFGDILSDESSVIPGSLGLLPSASLAGAPDPKSTTMGLYEPIHGSAPDIAGQGIANPIGTILSAAMMLRYSLGKGTEAALIEKAVQRVLDSKDVGGFDFRTKDLGGDARTEEVGDKVVEALKELLKQ